In the genome of Planctomyces sp. SH-PL62, the window GGCTTCGAGCCCCGGCTGATCAGGATGATGCCCAGCTCGTAGAGGACGATCATCGGCGCGGCAAGGAGCGTCATGCTGATCGGGTCCGCCCCGGGGGTCAGCAGGGCCGCGGCGACGGTGATGATGAGGATCGCGAACTTTCGCTTGGACCGGTAGTCGTCCGCCGTGAAGATCCCGATCCGCTGGAGGAAGAGCATCACCAGGGGGGTCTGGAAGGCCAGGCCGAAGACCAGGGGGAGGATCGTCGCGAAGCTCATCCACTCGCTCAGCCGGAGCGTCGGGGCCACGCCCAACCAGACGTTGAAGTCCAGCAGGAAGGCCAGGGTCAGCGGCAGCACGAACGCGAAGCAGAGCACGATCCCGCTGATGAACAGCCCCAGCGAGACCGGCAGGAACCGCATCACGTAGTGCCGCTCGTGGCGATAGAGCCCCGCCGCGATGAACGCCCAGATCTGGTAGAAGACCCAGGGGCTGGCGATCACCAGGCCCGAGACGAGGCAGACCATGAAGTAGATCGTGATCGTCTCCAACGGGCCCAGCGAGATCAGCGAGTTGTCGATCTGGTACGTCGACTTCTCGCTGAGGCCGATCACGTCGGCCAGCTTGTAGCGGATCGGGAAGCTCAGGGTCCGGCCCTGGACCGCCTCGGCGTCGGGGAGCTTCAGGTCGGGGGCGACCTGGCGGATCGCGTCGAAGAAGGCGCCGGCGGCGACCTCGGCCTGGACCGGCGGGGAGACCGTCTTGGCGTCCTCGGCGGCCTGGGCCTTCTTGGCGTATTCCTCGCGGTAGAAATCCACGAGCGCCCCCTTGGCGGGGGCTTCCATGCTCTCCATCACCCGCTTGCCGATGTCGAGGGGGGGGATGAAGACGATCAGGACGCCGACGAACAGGCCGGCCAGCCCCAGGATGAGCCGCACGCGCAGCTCCTCGAGGTGCTCGCCGAAACTCATCGTCACCATCGTCTGCTCTTCGGTGAAGAGGTCGCGATCGCTGGGCATTGGACGTGAACCAACGGGGGGGATGCGCCCGCCGCGAAGGGGCGTGGCGTCGGATGGAATGCGGAGGAGACGCG includes:
- the tatC gene encoding twin-arginine translocase subunit TatC — encoded protein: MPSDRDLFTEEQTMVTMSFGEHLEELRVRLILGLAGLFVGVLIVFIPPLDIGKRVMESMEAPAKGALVDFYREEYAKKAQAAEDAKTVSPPVQAEVAAGAFFDAIRQVAPDLKLPDAEAVQGRTLSFPIRYKLADVIGLSEKSTYQIDNSLISLGPLETITIYFMVCLVSGLVIASPWVFYQIWAFIAAGLYRHERHYVMRFLPVSLGLFISGIVLCFAFVLPLTLAFLLDFNVWLGVAPTLRLSEWMSFATILPLVFGLAFQTPLVMLFLQRIGIFTADDYRSKRKFAILIITVAAALLTPGADPISMTLLAAPMIVLYELGIILISRGSKPTVPART